One window of the Funiculus sociatus GB2-C1 genome contains the following:
- a CDS encoding IS1 family transposase has protein sequence MLTSRPNCPRCGSDHIVKNGRIHNKKPKYKCQNCGRQFIESPNNKIIDKHTLDYIDKMLLEKIPLAGIARVTSVSKKWLQDYVNTKY, from the coding sequence ATGCTTACTTCTAGACCTAACTGCCCTCGTTGTGGTTCTGACCATATTGTTAAAAATGGCAGAATTCACAATAAAAAACCTAAATATAAATGTCAAAACTGTGGTAGGCAATTTATTGAAAGCCCTAACAACAAGATCATTGATAAGCATACGTTAGATTACATTGACAAAATGTTACTGGAAAAAATTCCTTTAGCAGGAATTGCGAGGGTGACTAGCGTTTCTAAAAAATGGCTTCAAGATTACGTTAATACTAAATATG